The following proteins come from a genomic window of Vallitaleaceae bacterium 9-2:
- a CDS encoding FtsX-like permease family protein, which yields MILLKKAIRSMLHHKKAYLSCILLMALGVWTYATMNSALLEVEKGKNRYYAQQRLGDAFATVTQIPKTALDALESIEGIKQVDGRIVGTFRVLMPNNQTDVIRLKGISTVVGKNNERLNAYVQEGNDLRERRDILIGHDFYQAYGYVPGDSITLVMNQAEHSFTVQGSIYSPEYVYIVENINELFSDTTKYNIAYFDEEMMMSILDMEGVYNDLSFLFDEGVTYDDVKDELRDALEKYGLIQLYEKDDLFSYLMMEEEISGGRSMSTTLPMTFIAMAAVVLYLMLKRIIEQDRTQIGTLKAFGYSNRTILFHYIFYGLVTGFLGMLVGVGTSLLSIGPYIQFYLEYYKVPMENVVTDYIYYYVGSVMAVVGGVIGAYFGAKKMVHLKPVDAMRPPAPKPVKSDITQVIPFLRWILNSRGFMAVRNIARNKVRSSFVVIGIMFSYSMMAMIGMMNTLMDSMFYNQFTHVMKYDASIVLEEPVDYNAGVASAMEIEGIDYAEGVLDLPVLLKNGYKQTGTKIIGIRQGNYLYKAYDDFRRINLPITREGMILGSILANTLDVDVGDLVVISGPQFSDDIEVPIVDIVNQNIGSSAYMDLTLLSELMGQKEQVNTLIFNTDAMDSIRETLLYSEEVQKIEDKAKTLELYESLLGSYDFLLVVMQIVAITIGFTIIYNTAVISMSERSREYATLRVLGLHIKEVKEIMSFEYWMLCFIGILLGIPFTKLLNYGLVNSINVDAFSWPTTISMDAYIIGGIGCVIAVAIANFTSVKSIKKLDLVEVLKERE from the coding sequence GTGATACTTCTAAAAAAAGCAATTCGTTCAATGCTTCATCATAAAAAAGCATATCTGTCATGTATATTATTAATGGCACTTGGTGTTTGGACATATGCCACGATGAACTCTGCGTTGCTTGAAGTTGAAAAAGGAAAGAACCGATATTACGCCCAACAGCGGTTAGGAGATGCGTTTGCAACAGTGACCCAAATTCCTAAAACAGCGTTAGACGCCCTCGAGTCGATTGAAGGTATAAAGCAGGTAGACGGGCGTATTGTAGGGACTTTTCGCGTGCTTATGCCAAATAATCAGACGGATGTTATTCGCCTAAAAGGAATATCAACTGTCGTCGGGAAAAATAATGAACGCTTAAATGCCTATGTTCAAGAAGGTAATGATTTGCGTGAGCGACGCGACATTTTAATTGGACATGATTTTTATCAAGCCTATGGATATGTACCGGGAGATTCAATTACATTAGTGATGAACCAGGCGGAGCATAGCTTTACAGTTCAAGGTTCAATCTATTCGCCGGAATATGTATACATTGTTGAAAATATCAATGAACTTTTCTCAGATACCACCAAATATAATATTGCATACTTTGATGAAGAGATGATGATGTCTATTCTAGATATGGAAGGCGTATATAATGATCTCTCCTTTTTATTTGATGAAGGCGTCACTTATGATGATGTCAAAGACGAACTACGCGATGCCCTTGAAAAATATGGGCTCATTCAATTATATGAAAAAGATGATTTGTTCAGCTATTTGATGATGGAAGAAGAAATCTCTGGTGGACGTTCAATGTCGACTACACTGCCGATGACTTTTATTGCTATGGCAGCCGTCGTTTTATATTTAATGCTTAAACGAATTATTGAGCAAGACCGAACACAGATAGGTACACTAAAAGCATTTGGATATTCCAATCGAACGATTTTGTTTCATTATATCTTCTATGGTTTAGTTACAGGTTTTTTGGGAATGCTTGTGGGCGTAGGGACAAGCCTATTAAGTATTGGACCCTATATTCAGTTTTATCTTGAATATTATAAAGTGCCGATGGAAAATGTAGTGACAGATTATATATATTATTATGTAGGAAGTGTGATGGCTGTTGTTGGTGGTGTTATAGGTGCGTACTTTGGTGCGAAAAAAATGGTGCATTTAAAACCAGTTGATGCCATGCGTCCGCCGGCGCCTAAACCTGTCAAAAGTGATATTACACAAGTGATTCCTTTTCTTCGTTGGATTTTAAATAGTCGTGGCTTTATGGCAGTACGCAATATTGCAAGAAATAAAGTTCGATCTAGTTTTGTTGTGATTGGAATTATGTTTTCGTATAGTATGATGGCAATGATTGGCATGATGAATACCCTGATGGACTCCATGTTCTATAATCAATTTACACATGTAATGAAGTATGATGCTTCTATTGTTCTAGAAGAACCTGTGGATTATAATGCCGGTGTCGCATCGGCTATGGAGATTGAGGGAATTGATTATGCAGAGGGAGTGTTAGACTTACCTGTCCTACTTAAAAATGGGTATAAGCAGACAGGGACAAAAATCATTGGTATTCGACAAGGAAACTACCTATATAAAGCATACGATGACTTTCGCAGAATAAACTTACCCATCACACGTGAAGGGATGATCCTTGGAAGTATTTTGGCCAATACACTGGATGTAGATGTGGGGGACTTGGTGGTTATCTCAGGACCACAGTTTTCAGATGATATAGAAGTGCCCATTGTCGATATCGTCAATCAAAATATCGGGTCGAGTGCATACATGGATTTAACATTGTTGTCGGAGTTGATGGGACAAAAAGAACAAGTCAACACACTGATTTTTAATACAGATGCGATGGATAGTATACGTGAGACACTTCTATATAGCGAAGAAGTTCAAAAAATAGAGGATAAGGCAAAGACGCTTGAACTCTATGAATCACTACTAGGATCCTATGATTTTCTTCTTGTCGTTATGCAGATTGTAGCCATCACCATTGGATTTACAATCATCTATAATACAGCAGTGATCTCTATGTCAGAGCGTAGTCGAGAATATGCAACATTAAGGGTATTAGGACTACATATCAAGGAAGTCAAGGAAATCATGAGTTTTGAATATTGGATGCTATGCTTTATTGGTATTTTACTAGGTATTCCTTTTACAAAACTGTTAAATTATGGATTGGTCAACTCAATTAATGTGGATGCATTCTCATGGCCAACAACGATATCGATGGACGCCTATATTATTGGGGGGATAGGTTGCGTAATAGCCGTTGCCATTGCAAATTTTACTTCAGTAAAATCCATAAAAAAACTAGACCTGGTTGAAGTCTTAAAGGAGAGAGAATAA
- a CDS encoding ABC transporter ATP-binding protein, whose product MSVKERGQKILEVKDLKKEYQMGEVKVHALRGVNLELYDGEFVVILGPSGSGKSTILNIVGGIDTPTSGSVNYKGKEIGELSEKALTKYRREAIGFIFQFYNLVPNLTARENIMLASELSEDALDINKLLEEIELADRSDHFPSQLSGGQQQRVAIARAVAKNPDILLCDEPTGALDVTTGIGALKVLKSFNETYKKTVAIITHNRSIGDMADRVFYVKDGLIEKVVENPHPMKPEEVNW is encoded by the coding sequence ATGTCCGTGAAAGAAAGAGGCCAAAAGATTTTAGAGGTCAAAGACTTGAAAAAAGAGTACCAGATGGGTGAAGTTAAGGTACATGCACTGCGAGGGGTCAATCTTGAATTATATGATGGCGAGTTTGTAGTTATACTTGGACCGAGTGGTTCGGGTAAAAGTACTATCCTTAATATAGTAGGCGGTATTGATACACCCACAAGCGGAAGTGTCAACTATAAAGGTAAAGAAATAGGAGAACTATCTGAGAAGGCACTAACCAAATATCGTAGAGAAGCGATTGGATTTATTTTTCAATTCTATAATCTTGTTCCAAATTTGACAGCGAGAGAAAATATTATGCTGGCTTCAGAGCTTTCTGAAGATGCTCTTGATATTAATAAGTTGCTAGAAGAGATTGAGCTTGCTGATCGTTCAGATCACTTCCCTTCCCAACTATCGGGTGGACAGCAACAGCGTGTGGCTATTGCTAGAGCGGTTGCCAAAAATCCGGATATTCTACTTTGCGACGAACCTACAGGAGCGTTAGACGTGACGACGGGAATCGGGGCACTTAAGGTGCTCAAATCGTTTAATGAGACGTATAAAAAGACGGTTGCCATAATTACCCATAATCGATCTATTGGTGATATGGCAGATCGTGTCTTTTACGTTAAGGATGGTCTTATTGAAAAGGTGGTGGAAAATCCACATCCGATGAAACCGGAGGAGGTTAACTGGTGA
- a CDS encoding FAD-dependent oxidoreductase — protein MEKYDLVVIGGGPAGLAAAIEAKDNGVESILVLERDQELGGILQQCIHNGFGLHVFKEELTGPEYAERFIDKLKQAGIDYWLNTMVVDLNNERILHCVSKEYGFKTIKAEAVILAMGCRERTRGAINIPGTRPSGVFTAGTAQRYLNIEGYLVGKKVVILGSGDIGLIMARRMTLEGAKVLAVVELMPFSGGLNRNIVQCLNDFDIPLYLSHTLTQIKGKDRVEQVVVSEVDSQRRPIPGTEIVYDCDTVLLSVGLIPENELSEEAGVLIDPRTSGPVVNEAMETNLEGIFACGNVVHVHDLVDFVTQESQRAGRFAAKYIQKQLDTKQTEIQTIAGEGIGYIVPQKVRISNIEDKLELFMRVKQVYNQVEVVVKTNQGILKKVKKRHMAPGEMEHMSIPKKDIEAMDIHEIHVEIQEVQA, from the coding sequence ATGGAAAAATATGATTTGGTAGTCATTGGGGGCGGTCCTGCAGGACTTGCAGCAGCAATTGAAGCAAAAGATAATGGTGTAGAATCAATTCTTGTCTTAGAAAGAGATCAAGAATTAGGGGGGATTTTGCAACAATGTATTCACAACGGATTTGGATTACATGTATTTAAAGAAGAATTGACAGGACCTGAATATGCAGAACGCTTTATTGACAAATTAAAACAAGCCGGCATTGATTATTGGCTAAATACAATGGTTGTTGACTTAAATAATGAACGGATTTTACACTGCGTTAGCAAAGAGTATGGATTTAAGACGATTAAAGCGGAAGCCGTCATATTAGCTATGGGGTGTAGAGAACGAACACGTGGAGCGATTAATATACCAGGAACACGTCCATCGGGTGTATTTACTGCCGGAACTGCACAGCGTTATTTAAATATTGAAGGCTATTTGGTTGGCAAAAAAGTAGTTATCTTAGGTTCTGGAGATATTGGATTGATTATGGCCCGTAGAATGACCCTTGAAGGGGCTAAAGTATTGGCCGTGGTTGAATTGATGCCGTTTTCAGGAGGGCTAAACCGTAATATTGTCCAATGTCTTAATGACTTTGATATTCCATTATATTTAAGTCATACCTTAACACAAATTAAAGGAAAAGACCGAGTTGAACAGGTGGTCGTCTCAGAAGTTGACAGCCAACGTCGACCAATACCTGGAACTGAGATTGTCTATGACTGTGATACGGTATTGCTATCGGTGGGATTGATTCCTGAAAATGAACTGTCTGAAGAAGCAGGTGTCCTTATTGACCCACGTACAAGCGGACCGGTTGTTAACGAAGCGATGGAGACGAACTTGGAAGGAATATTTGCCTGTGGTAATGTTGTGCATGTTCATGACCTTGTCGACTTTGTAACCCAAGAGAGTCAACGTGCCGGGCGTTTTGCAGCAAAATACATTCAAAAGCAGCTAGATACGAAGCAAACTGAAATACAGACAATTGCAGGCGAAGGTATAGGTTATATAGTGCCACAAAAAGTCCGCATCAGTAATATAGAAGACAAGTTGGAGCTTTTTATGCGTGTTAAGCAGGTCTATAACCAAGTGGAAGTTGTCGTTAAGACGAACCAGGGCATATTAAAAAAGGTGAAAAAGCGACATATGGCTCCTGGAGAGATGGAACATATGAGTATACCTAAAAAAGATATTGAGGCAATGGATATTCATGAAATTCATGTAGAAATACAGGAGGTGCAGGCATAA
- the putP gene encoding sodium/proline symporter PutP, with protein sequence MTVSIGTYITFILYFIFMLSIGIYYYTKSKDLSDYILGGRNLNSWVTALSAQASDMSGWLLLGLPGAAYLSGFEASWIAIGLLIGTYLNWKFVAKRLRQYTEHSGDALTIPDYLEHRFKDTSKVLRIIAATIILVFFLIYTASGFVASATLFESVFGFNYYAALTIGAVIVISYTFLGGFMAVCWTDFFQGLLMFIAILIVPTIAIIHLGGFSPTISQIQAIDPNMLSFFIDASGNPVTAIGVISLLAWGLGYFGQPHILVRFMGIRDANAIKQSRRIAMIWVFLSLGASVLVGIVGRAYFATTLANSETVFMELIATLFHPVVAGLLLAAILAAVMSTADSQLLVTASSISEDFYKVLFRKNASDKELLWVSRCTVVIVAIIAYMIALNPENSVMGLVSYAWAGFGATFGPVILFSLYWKRMNKWGAFAGLIFGGLTTVLWKFAHHPLYEIVPGFIVATVAIILVSLLTKKPTSMIEKEFEHITLMN encoded by the coding sequence ATGACAGTTAGCATTGGAACATATATCACCTTTATTTTGTATTTTATTTTTATGTTAAGTATTGGTATTTACTATTACACGAAGTCAAAAGACTTATCGGATTATATTTTAGGCGGACGTAATCTTAACAGCTGGGTTACTGCGCTAAGTGCTCAAGCTTCTGACATGAGCGGGTGGTTACTCTTAGGGCTTCCAGGCGCCGCCTATCTTAGTGGATTTGAAGCTAGTTGGATTGCCATCGGCTTACTTATCGGTACCTATTTGAACTGGAAATTTGTCGCCAAACGATTACGTCAATACACAGAACATTCCGGTGACGCATTAACTATTCCAGACTATCTTGAACATCGATTTAAAGATACTTCGAAAGTGCTTCGAATCATTGCTGCTACAATTATTCTTGTCTTTTTCCTAATCTACACCGCCTCCGGTTTCGTCGCAAGCGCCACATTATTTGAATCCGTCTTTGGCTTCAATTATTATGCTGCCTTAACGATTGGAGCAGTCATTGTCATCTCATATACCTTCCTCGGAGGGTTTATGGCTGTATGTTGGACTGATTTTTTCCAAGGATTACTGATGTTTATTGCTATTCTTATCGTCCCAACAATCGCCATTATTCATCTTGGAGGGTTTTCCCCAACGATAAGTCAAATCCAGGCTATTGACCCCAACATGCTCAGTTTTTTTATTGATGCATCCGGTAACCCTGTGACCGCCATTGGTGTCATTTCTCTATTAGCTTGGGGGCTTGGTTATTTTGGACAACCCCATATCCTTGTCCGTTTTATGGGAATCCGTGACGCCAATGCCATCAAGCAGTCCCGACGTATTGCCATGATATGGGTTTTTCTCTCTCTTGGTGCTTCCGTCCTTGTAGGTATTGTTGGACGCGCATATTTTGCAACAACGCTTGCAAACTCTGAGACTGTCTTTATGGAGCTTATCGCTACATTATTTCATCCGGTAGTGGCCGGGCTATTACTCGCGGCTATCCTTGCCGCTGTTATGAGTACTGCTGACTCTCAACTTTTGGTTACGGCATCATCGATTTCGGAAGATTTTTACAAAGTCCTTTTCCGTAAAAATGCCTCCGATAAAGAGTTGCTTTGGGTTAGTCGTTGCACTGTCGTCATTGTTGCTATTATTGCATATATGATTGCCCTTAATCCCGAAAATTCAGTTATGGGGCTTGTCTCTTATGCTTGGGCAGGATTTGGCGCAACTTTTGGTCCGGTTATCCTCTTTTCATTATATTGGAAACGTATGAACAAATGGGGAGCTTTTGCCGGTCTTATCTTTGGTGGATTAACAACCGTTTTATGGAAATTCGCCCATCATCCTCTGTATGAGATTGTTCCTGGATTTATTGTGGCAACCGTTGCAATTATACTCGTTAGCCTACTAACCAAAAAACCTACATCCATGATTGAAAAAGAATTTGAACATATTACCTTGATGAATTAA
- a CDS encoding permease, whose translation MTTTIFYSSAVLLLIISFFKDRAKTQKALKKAWNSFLKLIPAIVPMVLFVGIALTLVSPEIISRLLGESSGLLGIFAGATLGSIAMMPSFVAFPLGQNLLNNGAAYPQVAVFIATLMAVGISTLSIEVKYFGRKFTLLRNIFALVASFIFAFLIGVIL comes from the coding sequence ATGACTACAACAATTTTTTATAGTTCTGCTGTTCTATTACTTATTATATCATTTTTTAAGGATCGTGCAAAAACTCAAAAAGCACTAAAAAAAGCATGGAACTCTTTTCTCAAACTCATTCCGGCTATTGTTCCCATGGTTCTTTTTGTTGGTATTGCATTAACCCTCGTCTCTCCCGAAATTATCAGTCGCTTACTCGGAGAAAGTTCAGGTCTACTGGGTATATTTGCTGGTGCAACCCTAGGTTCTATTGCAATGATGCCCAGCTTTGTTGCCTTTCCACTGGGTCAAAACCTACTCAATAATGGTGCTGCTTATCCACAAGTTGCCGTTTTTATTGCTACACTCATGGCCGTTGGTATTTCTACATTATCCATTGAAGTTAAATACTTTGGTCGAAAGTTTACACTACTTCGAAATATTTTCGCACTTGTTGCCTCATTTATTTTTGCTTTTTTGATTGGAGTGATATTATAA
- a CDS encoding DUF1667 domain-containing protein, protein MRQENLICISCPVGCHLDIEIPSEGEWKITGNKCKRGITYAKAELTNPVRILTSTVKIENAHLKRLPVRSNDPIPKKLMFQAMELINTTVVQGPVAMGDILIENILDTGVNIIASRSMD, encoded by the coding sequence ATGCGTCAAGAAAATTTGATTTGTATAAGCTGTCCGGTGGGATGTCATTTAGATATTGAGATTCCAAGTGAAGGTGAGTGGAAGATTACAGGAAACAAATGCAAGAGAGGAATAACCTATGCCAAAGCAGAGCTTACTAATCCAGTACGTATCTTGACATCAACGGTTAAAATAGAAAACGCCCATTTAAAACGTTTACCGGTAAGGTCAAACGACCCAATACCCAAAAAATTAATGTTTCAAGCGATGGAACTTATCAACACCACAGTCGTGCAAGGACCGGTAGCCATGGGGGATATATTGATTGAAAACATCCTTGATACAGGCGTGAATATTATAGCATCCCGCTCAATGGATTAA
- a CDS encoding EAL domain-containing protein: MRKSKNLEGINEQLQKIDKEYKEFVDFRKTIQPKREAIRFSFIYLLVGCFWILFSDQLALAFSPTQEFFQRVQLFKGWFYVVLTGVLFGSIIFKRMRLFELAITELVKEYEMLSLADEELLSMDEAIQAQYKEIEQQKNALLVSDERYQLAVEGANDGIWEWDIEKDRFFISPKVSEILGIEDQDIENAFEPWLERVHPQEWEQVKERMAKYLESQSGIYEDTYRIRNSEGDYIWILSHGKAIWNHIGKPIRVAGSYTNVTEQMQNQEKLHQLAFYDQLTGLPNRSMLIERIEQEIQKDTYQEQKIGFLYLDIDDFKQINDTIGHDFGDEFICKIARFLEDEVNENAMVARLGGDEFGIAFFRLQDKREVETVAQRLLERIKQPWILQNNEFYVGVSIGITYYPEFGVNASALLQNSDIAMFVVKENGKDGYRIYDPKMHQRTWNYIKMNSQLRTAIENNEFSLYYQPQVDLKTHKVIGVEALIRWNHPQNGFIPPMKFIPFAEETGQIYAIGEWVVNTACAKRLYWEQHGLGTMKMSINISSKRLAQDDVVDKIKHEIATHKIKGNCIELEITETAIMDNIERAIEVIHELKALGVTIALDDFGTGYSSLTYLQRLPIDVLKVDRMFIKDIMREKEVGHIFKFITQLAHELGLKIVAEGVETKEQLEFLKDNGCDIIQGYYYSKPVPSDAIEKVIEQINNLDR; the protein is encoded by the coding sequence ATGCGAAAATCAAAAAATCTAGAAGGAATAAATGAACAATTGCAAAAGATCGATAAGGAATACAAAGAATTTGTCGATTTTAGAAAAACGATTCAGCCAAAAAGGGAAGCGATTCGTTTTTCTTTTATTTATCTATTGGTTGGATGCTTTTGGATTTTATTTTCAGACCAATTAGCTTTAGCCTTTTCTCCAACACAAGAATTTTTTCAACGGGTTCAGTTATTTAAGGGCTGGTTCTATGTGGTTCTAACCGGTGTGTTATTCGGGAGCATTATCTTTAAACGGATGCGCCTATTTGAGCTTGCCATCACAGAGTTGGTAAAAGAATATGAGATGCTTAGCCTGGCTGATGAAGAGCTTCTATCGATGGATGAGGCAATTCAAGCCCAATACAAAGAAATCGAACAGCAAAAAAATGCCCTTTTGGTTAGTGATGAACGGTATCAATTGGCAGTTGAGGGGGCTAATGACGGAATTTGGGAATGGGATATTGAAAAAGATCGTTTTTTTATTTCACCCAAAGTGTCTGAGATTTTGGGAATTGAAGACCAAGATATTGAAAATGCCTTTGAACCTTGGTTAGAACGTGTTCATCCCCAAGAGTGGGAGCAGGTAAAAGAGCGGATGGCTAAATATTTAGAAAGTCAATCAGGGATATATGAAGATACCTATCGAATACGTAATAGTGAAGGGGACTATATATGGATATTAAGTCACGGTAAGGCAATATGGAATCATATAGGTAAGCCAATCCGTGTGGCAGGTTCATATACAAATGTTACTGAGCAAATGCAGAATCAGGAAAAATTGCATCAGTTAGCTTTTTATGACCAGCTGACAGGATTACCCAATCGTTCTATGCTTATTGAACGTATTGAGCAAGAAATCCAAAAAGATACTTATCAAGAACAAAAAATCGGTTTTTTATATTTGGATATTGATGATTTCAAACAGATTAATGATACGATTGGACATGACTTTGGCGATGAATTTATTTGTAAAATCGCACGGTTTTTAGAAGATGAAGTTAATGAAAATGCCATGGTAGCTCGCCTAGGTGGAGATGAGTTTGGTATCGCTTTTTTTCGACTTCAAGATAAGCGTGAGGTCGAAACGGTGGCTCAAAGGCTTCTTGAAAGAATTAAACAACCATGGATACTTCAAAATAATGAGTTTTATGTTGGCGTCAGTATAGGGATAACCTATTATCCGGAATTTGGAGTGAATGCTTCAGCATTATTACAAAATAGTGATATTGCAATGTTTGTCGTAAAAGAAAATGGAAAAGATGGGTATAGGATCTATGACCCTAAGATGCATCAGCGAACATGGAATTATATTAAGATGAATAGCCAATTGCGAACGGCAATTGAAAATAATGAATTTTCGCTGTATTACCAACCACAAGTTGATCTAAAAACCCATAAGGTCATCGGTGTTGAAGCGTTGATTCGATGGAATCATCCTCAAAATGGCTTTATACCTCCGATGAAATTTATCCCTTTTGCTGAAGAAACGGGGCAAATTTATGCCATCGGTGAATGGGTCGTTAATACAGCATGCGCAAAGAGATTATATTGGGAACAACATGGATTGGGAACAATGAAAATGTCGATTAATATTTCAAGCAAGCGTTTAGCTCAAGATGATGTGGTCGACAAGATTAAGCATGAAATCGCAACCCACAAAATCAAGGGGAATTGTATTGAACTTGAGATAACTGAGACAGCCATTATGGACAATATAGAGCGAGCGATTGAGGTTATACATGAACTCAAGGCGTTAGGTGTTACCATTGCATTAGATGATTTTGGAACGGGGTATTCTTCCCTAACCTATCTCCAAAGACTCCCTATTGATGTGTTAAAAGTTGATCGCATGTTTATTAAAGATATTATGCGTGAAAAAGAGGTTGGACATATCTTTAAATTTATAACACAACTTGCCCATGAATTAGGTTTAAAAATTGTTGCTGAAGGGGTAGAGACAAAAGAACAGCTTGAATTTTTAAAAGACAATGGATGTGATATTATTCAAGGCTATTATTATAGTAAGCCTGTGCCAAGTGATGCGATTGAAAAGGTTATTGAGCAAATCAATAACCTCGATAGATGA
- a CDS encoding GerMN domain-containing protein produces the protein MFTIDKKKIIYTIIMSVLLLSFLSGCKPKEEIPDDGKDNEVVTDATDNNQTDEEASDDQGDVDVDEEPDTDTPDNEETDKVLELMVYYGDENAEHIISKPIEVESISPEVITEQLIAVKVLPEGVEVIKFEEQKENGAYALHIDFSEAFQTQIFQMGTAGEYIMINSVVNTFLDAYDADKVRITVEGMVLESGHAIYDDYLFFQSQDE, from the coding sequence ATGTTTACTATAGATAAGAAAAAAATCATATATACTATAATTATGAGTGTACTGCTTTTAAGCTTTTTGAGTGGATGCAAACCCAAAGAAGAGATACCAGATGATGGAAAAGATAATGAGGTTGTTACAGACGCGACAGATAATAATCAGACAGATGAAGAGGCGTCAGATGATCAAGGGGATGTAGATGTAGATGAAGAGCCGGACACAGATACACCGGATAATGAAGAGACAGATAAAGTGCTTGAACTGATGGTCTATTATGGTGACGAAAATGCAGAGCATATTATTTCTAAACCAATAGAGGTTGAAAGTATTTCACCAGAGGTTATTACAGAGCAATTGATTGCAGTTAAAGTGCTCCCAGAAGGCGTGGAAGTCATAAAATTTGAGGAGCAAAAAGAAAATGGCGCATATGCGCTTCATATTGATTTTTCAGAAGCTTTTCAAACCCAGATTTTTCAGATGGGAACAGCTGGCGAATACATAATGATTAACAGTGTTGTTAATACGTTTTTAGATGCATATGATGCGGACAAAGTACGTATTACGGTAGAAGGCATGGTTTTAGAAAGTGGTCATGCGATTTATGATGACTACTTATTTTTCCAATCGCAAGACGAATAG
- a CDS encoding permease, which produces MKSFIKTYRFSLVFLMIILFMALINLSLATNALGIAFDNILTMLGVIPPIFILIGLLDVWVPKETMIRYMGDSSGLVGLFFAFLLGALAAGPLYAAFPVAAILLKKGARFAYVLFFLGTWTSAKIPLLLFEMTSLGVHFTLIHVSSMLVMYFIGSVLIEKALQPHEKKAILLRLNTI; this is translated from the coding sequence ATGAAGTCTTTTATTAAAACGTATCGATTTTCCCTTGTTTTTTTGATGATTATACTTTTTATGGCATTGATTAACCTATCCCTGGCCACAAATGCTCTTGGCATTGCTTTTGACAATATACTTACGATGTTAGGCGTTATTCCCCCTATTTTCATACTCATTGGGCTACTTGACGTGTGGGTTCCAAAAGAAACGATGATACGCTATATGGGTGACTCTTCTGGTTTGGTCGGTCTGTTTTTCGCCTTCTTACTTGGCGCTCTGGCTGCCGGACCTTTGTATGCTGCTTTTCCTGTTGCCGCTATCTTATTAAAAAAAGGGGCACGTTTTGCCTATGTTCTTTTTTTCCTTGGAACATGGACATCCGCAAAAATCCCTCTCTTACTCTTTGAGATGACATCTCTTGGCGTTCATTTTACATTAATTCACGTCAGCTCAATGCTTGTAATGTATTTTATTGGATCTGTGCTTATTGAAAAAGCTCTTCAGCCTCATGAGAAAAAAGCTATACTCCTTCGTTTAAATACAATCTAA